In Marivivens aquimaris, one genomic interval encodes:
- a CDS encoding SGNH/GDSL hydrolase family protein yields MPVILTFGDSNTHGTPPMTNRIEHLRHPVGTRWPTVMHEKLGGDWTLIEEGLPGRTTIFTDPLMGAHMDGTLGLRIALDSHKPIDVLTIMLGTNDTKAMFGATPEAITGGIAALLGIAMSLEMQEKHGGFKVLVICPPPVKVQGAIKDVFYGGDKKGAELPALYADLSAHWGASFMDAGQHISVSEVDGVHFEADAHVTLGKAVAEAVAKL; encoded by the coding sequence ATGCCCGTTATTCTGACCTTCGGCGACAGCAACACGCACGGCACCCCGCCGATGACCAACCGTATCGAGCATCTGCGCCACCCTGTCGGCACCCGCTGGCCGACCGTCATGCATGAAAAGCTGGGCGGCGACTGGACGCTGATCGAAGAAGGGCTTCCTGGCCGTACAACAATCTTCACGGATCCGCTGATGGGCGCGCACATGGACGGCACGCTCGGGCTGCGGATCGCGCTGGATTCGCACAAACCGATCGACGTGCTGACGATCATGCTTGGTACGAACGATACCAAAGCGATGTTCGGCGCGACACCCGAAGCGATCACGGGCGGCATCGCAGCACTCCTCGGAATCGCGATGTCGTTAGAAATGCAGGAAAAGCACGGCGGCTTCAAAGTGCTCGTCATCTGCCCGCCGCCCGTCAAAGTGCAGGGTGCGATCAAGGACGTGTTCTATGGTGGGGACAAAAAGGGCGCGGAACTGCCCGCGCTCTACGCCGATCTGTCTGCGCACTGGGGCGCATCGTTCATGGATGCAGGCCAGCATATCTCGGTGAGCGAGGTAGACGGCGTCCACTTCGAAGCGGACGCCCATGTCACCTTGGGCAAGGCGGTCGCGGAGGCCGTCGCCAAGCTTTAA
- a CDS encoding Trm112 family protein produces MTDVAFDPKMLEALMCPVSQTRLSYDAAKQELVSEVGKLAFPIRNGIPVMLVDEARQL; encoded by the coding sequence ATGACCGACGTCGCATTCGACCCCAAAATGCTCGAAGCACTGATGTGCCCTGTCAGCCAGACCCGCCTGTCCTATGACGCGGCAAAGCAGGAACTGGTGTCGGAAGTCGGTAAGCTGGCGTTCCCCATCCGGAACGGCATTCCGGTCATGCTCGTGGACGAAGCACGCCAGCTTTGA
- a CDS encoding porin yields the protein MKKILLASASIVAFAGVAAAEVNYTGSATLGYNDGFYWDANVAVTLSQELDNGLTAAASFDYDVADNNTGQDLVSGGYVLSLTSDMAGLYYGDTGTAADSLWVSAGDMESDGFTSAWDDAADNQAVLRGDMTFGDVDVSVSYTIADNDLDQLSVAAKAALGQFTVVAAYEEAADVAVEAGDFNDDEIMGLSVSTSMAGADFVLAYAEDENSDSTGLKVTYPVGPVKLTAYYVSESVGDDNYGVAAAYSNGPLSLTVDYQDDQGVAKTSIDGSYDLANGLMVYAGAYMEDNQDDEYYVAGQYDLGGDATLLVSYADAGDTGNADDEVGAGDYQVGTTVEVSFSF from the coding sequence ATGAAAAAGATTCTTCTCGCTTCGGCTTCGATCGTCGCCTTCGCTGGCGTCGCTGCTGCAGAAGTTAACTACACCGGCTCGGCTACTCTGGGCTACAACGACGGTTTCTACTGGGACGCAAACGTTGCAGTTACCCTGTCGCAGGAACTGGACAACGGCCTGACCGCTGCTGCTTCGTTCGACTACGACGTTGCTGACAACAACACCGGTCAAGACCTGGTTTCGGGCGGCTACGTTCTGTCGCTGACCTCGGACATGGCTGGCCTGTACTACGGTGACACCGGTACCGCTGCTGACAGCCTCTGGGTTTCGGCTGGCGACATGGAGTCGGACGGCTTCACCTCGGCATGGGATGACGCAGCTGACAACCAGGCTGTTCTCCGTGGTGACATGACCTTCGGCGACGTTGACGTTTCGGTTTCGTACACCATCGCTGACAACGATCTGGACCAGCTGTCGGTTGCTGCTAAAGCTGCTCTCGGCCAGTTCACTGTTGTAGCTGCATACGAAGAAGCTGCTGACGTTGCTGTAGAAGCTGGCGACTTCAACGACGACGAAATCATGGGTCTCTCGGTTTCGACCTCGATGGCTGGCGCTGACTTCGTTCTCGCTTACGCAGAAGACGAAAACTCGGACTCGACCGGTCTCAAAGTCACCTACCCGGTAGGCCCGGTTAAGCTGACCGCTTACTACGTTTCGGAATCGGTTGGCGACGACAACTACGGTGTTGCTGCTGCTTACTCGAACGGCCCGCTTTCGCTGACCGTTGACTACCAGGACGACCAGGGCGTTGCTAAGACCTCGATCGACGGTTCGTACGACCTCGCAAACGGTCTGATGGTTTACGCTGGTGCGTACATGGAAGACAACCAGGATGACGAATACTACGTCGCTGGTCAGTACGACCTCGGTGGCGACGCTACCCTGCTCGTTTCCTACGCTGACGCTGGCGACACCGGCAACGCAGACGACGAAGTTGGCGCTGGCGACTACCAGGTCGGCACCACCGTCGAAGTTTCGTTCTCGTTCTAA
- a CDS encoding thioredoxin family protein, which produces MLELGANTAPQGDLIKEGSDATFIEDVVEASKTVPVIVDFWAPWCGPCKTLGPALEKAVTAAKGAVKMVKIDVDQHQGYAGQLRVQSIPTVYAFWQGQPVDGFQGAVPGSQIEEFVKKLAAMGGGADEGLEAAVEEAYNVLEEGDIGSATEIFQAVLGEEPENTKAYAGLVSCYIAAEKLDEAEAVLNGAPEPISQSAELDAVRAQIALARQAENAGPVAELTAAVEANPADHQARFDLANALAAHGHTQEAVDQLLEIFRRDREWNDGAAKTQLFQIFDALKPNDPVVLSGRRKLSSMIFA; this is translated from the coding sequence ATGCTCGAACTTGGTGCAAACACCGCCCCGCAAGGTGATCTGATCAAAGAAGGTTCGGACGCCACCTTTATCGAAGACGTCGTCGAAGCGTCGAAGACCGTTCCTGTTATCGTCGATTTCTGGGCACCGTGGTGCGGCCCGTGCAAAACGCTCGGCCCTGCGCTGGAGAAAGCCGTGACCGCTGCGAAGGGCGCAGTGAAGATGGTCAAGATCGACGTCGACCAGCATCAGGGCTATGCGGGCCAGCTGCGCGTGCAGTCGATCCCGACCGTCTATGCGTTCTGGCAGGGCCAGCCGGTTGACGGTTTCCAAGGCGCCGTTCCGGGCAGCCAGATCGAAGAGTTCGTGAAGAAGCTTGCTGCCATGGGCGGCGGTGCGGACGAGGGCCTCGAAGCTGCTGTCGAAGAAGCCTACAACGTGCTCGAAGAAGGCGACATCGGAAGCGCCACCGAGATTTTCCAAGCGGTTCTGGGTGAAGAGCCCGAGAACACCAAAGCCTATGCCGGTCTGGTCAGCTGCTACATTGCTGCCGAAAAGCTGGATGAGGCCGAAGCCGTTCTGAACGGCGCGCCGGAGCCGATTTCGCAGTCCGCGGAACTCGACGCAGTGCGTGCACAGATCGCGCTCGCCCGTCAGGCCGAAAACGCTGGTCCCGTGGCCGAGCTGACCGCTGCTGTCGAAGCAAACCCCGCCGACCATCAGGCGCGTTTTGATCTTGCCAACGCCCTTGCCGCGCATGGTCATACGCAAGAGGCTGTCGACCAGCTTCTGGAGATCTTCCGCCGTGATCGCGAATGGAATGACGGGGCTGCCAAAACCCAGCTGTTCCAGATTTTCGACGCGCTCAAGCCGAACGATCCGGTCGTGCTGAGTGGTCGCCGGAAACTTTCGTCGATGATATTTGCCTGA
- a CDS encoding YggS family pyridoxal phosphate-dependent enzyme, protein MGLEDIKSRITAAEKESGRAAGSVTLIAVSKVQPNERVEAVLNQGQRVFGENKVQEAQGKWPDFRSKFDGVELHLIGPLQSNKVRAAMGIADAIHSVDRPKLAETIARIAQEEGHCPKLFIQVNTGEEPQKAGVLPAEVDGFVAHCRELSLPVVGLMCIPPADEDPAPHFAMLREFAERNGLEGLSMGMSGDFEKAIAFGATHVRVGSAIFGERDYSK, encoded by the coding sequence ATGGGGCTGGAAGATATCAAGTCGCGGATCACGGCGGCGGAAAAGGAAAGTGGTCGCGCGGCGGGCAGCGTGACGCTGATTGCGGTCTCCAAGGTCCAGCCCAACGAGCGCGTCGAGGCTGTTCTGAATCAGGGGCAGCGCGTCTTCGGAGAGAACAAGGTGCAGGAAGCGCAGGGAAAATGGCCCGACTTCCGTTCGAAGTTCGACGGCGTCGAGCTGCATCTCATCGGGCCACTTCAGAGCAACAAGGTGCGCGCCGCGATGGGAATCGCGGATGCGATCCATTCGGTAGATCGTCCCAAGTTGGCCGAAACGATTGCCCGGATCGCTCAGGAAGAAGGTCATTGTCCCAAGTTGTTCATTCAGGTGAATACGGGCGAGGAACCACAGAAAGCTGGTGTTCTGCCTGCCGAAGTCGACGGCTTTGTCGCGCATTGCCGTGAACTTTCCCTGCCGGTTGTCGGCCTGATGTGCATCCCGCCCGCTGATGAAGATCCAGCGCCGCATTTCGCAATGCTACGCGAGTTTGCCGAGCGGAATGGTCTGGAGGGATTGTCGATGGGGATGAGCGGCGACTTTGAAAAGGCGATTGCCTTCGGGGCGACCCATGTCCGCGTCGGGTCAGCGATCTTCGGAGAGCGTGACTATAGTAAGTAG
- a CDS encoding DUF3576 domain-containing protein, translating to MSVISRTIRFGTLSALALGLTACSTIGSNPFSGLFGSRSAEPATVQATRTRGAESVAVNRYLWAASLDVLSFLPIESVDPFTGVIVFGYGTPPGGSRAYRATVHVSDPALDARSLSLSLQTTSGPVSAATQRTIEDAIFARARQIRIQDRGL from the coding sequence TTGTCGGTTATTTCTCGCACGATCCGTTTTGGCACACTCAGCGCGCTGGCTTTGGGCCTTACCGCTTGCTCGACCATTGGCAGCAATCCGTTTTCGGGCCTCTTCGGCAGTCGTTCGGCAGAACCCGCGACGGTTCAGGCCACACGCACCCGCGGCGCTGAAAGCGTTGCAGTCAACCGGTATCTCTGGGCCGCATCGCTCGACGTCCTGTCGTTCCTGCCCATTGAAAGCGTCGATCCATTCACGGGTGTTATCGTGTTCGGCTACGGCACCCCTCCGGGTGGTAGCCGCGCCTATCGCGCCACGGTCCACGTATCCGATCCTGCGCTTGATGCACGCTCGCTGAGCCTGTCGCTGCAAACGACTTCCGGACCAGTCAGCGCTGCGACCCAGCGCACCATCGAAGATGCGATTTTTGCTCGCGCGCGCCAGATCCGCATTCAAGACCGCGGCCTATAG
- a CDS encoding response regulator transcription factor — protein MAQLKRILLVDDDDDLREALGEQLVMTEDFDVFEASSGADAMGRVREGLYDLVILDVGLPDTDGRELCKLMRKQGVKCPILMLTGHDTDSDTILGLDAGANDYITKPFKFPVLLARLRAQLRTHEQSEDAVFQLGPYTFQPAQKLLVTTDDKKVRLTEKETNILKFLYRSSDGVVPRDVLLHEVWGYNAGVTTHTLETHIYRLRQKIEPDPSNARILVTESGGYRLVA, from the coding sequence ATGGCACAATTGAAACGCATTCTTCTGGTTGATGATGACGACGACCTGCGCGAAGCGCTGGGTGAACAGCTCGTCATGACCGAAGACTTTGACGTTTTCGAAGCCAGCTCCGGTGCCGATGCGATGGGACGTGTCCGTGAAGGACTCTACGACCTCGTTATTCTTGATGTCGGTCTGCCCGACACGGACGGCCGCGAGCTGTGCAAGCTGATGCGCAAGCAGGGCGTCAAATGCCCGATTCTCATGCTCACCGGCCATGACACTGACAGCGACACCATTCTTGGTCTCGACGCCGGCGCGAACGACTATATTACCAAGCCGTTCAAGTTCCCCGTCCTGCTGGCCCGCCTGCGTGCCCAGCTACGGACGCACGAGCAGTCTGAAGATGCTGTATTCCAGCTTGGGCCGTATACGTTCCAACCGGCACAGAAATTGCTCGTCACTACTGACGACAAGAAAGTCCGCCTGACCGAGAAAGAGACGAACATCCTCAAGTTCCTCTATCGCTCGTCTGATGGTGTGGTTCCGCGCGACGTGCTGCTGCACGAGGTTTGGGGCTACAATGCAGGAGTGACGACCCACACGCTGGAGACTCACATTTATCGCCTGCGCCAGAAGATCGAGCCCGATCCGTCAAATGCGCGCATTCTTGTCACAGAAAGTGGCGGATATCGACTCGTCGCCTAA
- the ribA gene encoding GTP cyclohydrolase II translates to MTFGPNTTECIARARADLRMGVPVVLQGGYVILAVETLDQDRLTAVRSLGDLALAITARRAATLKIAAYDGDLARVPLPADADVRWVRAIADPADDLTMPMKGPLYGLREGDALPHRAGIALAKSARLLPSVLVAAVADAASFAAENGLTIVPEYAALTTELSPIDPVIFARVPIEASEAGRLHIFRPEDGGEEHYAIEIGNPSRDEPVLARLHSACFTGDVLGSLKCDCGPQLRAALGQMGANGAGVLLYLNQEGRGIGLANKMRAYSLQDQGFDTVEANHRLGFEDDERDFRIGAEILRKMGFKSVRLLTNNPNKVARMQDHGIAVTERVPLKVGENRHNHHYLATKASKSGHLL, encoded by the coding sequence ATGACTTTCGGCCCCAACACCACTGAATGCATCGCCCGTGCTCGCGCCGATCTGCGGATGGGCGTACCTGTGGTATTGCAGGGCGGCTACGTGATCCTTGCCGTCGAAACGCTCGATCAGGACCGTCTGACCGCCGTCCGGTCGCTGGGAGATCTGGCGCTCGCGATTACCGCACGCCGCGCAGCTACATTGAAGATTGCCGCCTATGACGGCGATCTGGCCCGCGTCCCGCTACCTGCCGACGCCGATGTGCGCTGGGTCCGTGCGATTGCCGATCCTGCCGACGACCTGACGATGCCGATGAAGGGTCCGCTCTACGGTCTGCGCGAGGGCGACGCCCTGCCCCACCGTGCAGGTATCGCACTCGCCAAGTCCGCGCGCCTTCTGCCGTCCGTTCTGGTTGCGGCCGTCGCCGACGCCGCGTCGTTCGCCGCCGAAAACGGTCTGACCATCGTCCCCGAATACGCCGCACTGACGACCGAGCTTTCGCCCATCGACCCCGTTATCTTTGCCCGCGTACCCATTGAGGCATCCGAGGCCGGCCGCTTGCATATCTTCCGCCCTGAAGACGGCGGCGAAGAGCACTACGCGATTGAGATCGGCAATCCTTCCCGCGACGAGCCCGTTCTGGCCCGCCTTCACTCCGCGTGCTTTACCGGTGACGTCCTCGGCAGTCTCAAGTGCGACTGCGGCCCGCAACTCCGTGCTGCGCTCGGCCAGATGGGTGCGAACGGCGCTGGCGTGCTGCTCTACCTGAACCAAGAAGGCCGCGGCATTGGCCTCGCCAACAAGATGCGTGCCTATTCGCTTCAGGATCAGGGCTTTGATACGGTGGAGGCCAACCACCGCCTCGGTTTCGAAGACGACGAACGGGACTTCCGCATTGGCGCAGAGATCCTGCGCAAGATGGGCTTCAAGTCCGTGCGTCTACTAACCAACAACCCGAACAAGGTCGCACGGATGCAGGACCACGGTATCGCCGTCACTGAACGCGTCCCACTCAAGGTCGGCGAAAACAGGCACAACCACCACTACCTCGCGACCAAAGCCAGCAAATCCGGCCACCTCCTGTGA
- the leuS gene encoding leucine--tRNA ligase, giving the protein MSSYTAADIEQKWQAAWEEAGVFTAKRDESKPKYYVLEMFPYPSGRIHMGHVRNYTMGDVVARYKMSTGHNVLHPMGWDAFGMPAENAAMASGGHPKDWTYKNIADMRGQMKPLGLSIDWSREFATCDPEYYAQQQALFIDMLDKELVYRKNAVVNWDPVDMTVLANEQVEDGRGWRSGALVERKELVQWFFKISDMAEDLLESIDTLDNWPAKVKLMQANWIGKSRGLEFGFERTDAGEPITVYTTRPDTLMGASFVGISPDHPIAKDLEASNPEIAEFVAQCRKGGTTEEALEKAEKLGFDTGLRVKHPLDPNWELPVWIANFILMDYGTGAIFGCPAHDQRDFDFATKYDLPIKPVFIAEGTEEETLTEAFVPMKSEKVRYIRGFAGAEVQTGDDGVNTAIDKAEAEGWGKGVTKFRLRDWGLSRQRYWGCPIPVVHCADCGVVPEKKENLPVRLPDDVSFDVPGNPLDRHPTWRDCACPSCGKPAKRETDTMDTFVDSSWYYARFTAPRADTPTVEADADYWMNVDQYIGGIEHAILHLLYSRFFARAMNVTGHLPDTAREPFNALFTQGMVTHAAYVNAERTLAGGRKMYHYPKEVSSDAEGNHWLTETNEKIIVEPSTKMSKSKNNVVDPLNIISSYGADTARWFVLSDSPPERDVEWTASGAEAAAKHLARVYRICAEIAEMDDAAGKGDEDLLKAAHKAIQEITSNIDSFGFNAAIAKLYAFTSTLQKSQAGGKAKKEAARILAQLMSPMTPHLSEELWSLLGGEGLITSAAWPVADEKLLVEDSVTMPIQINGKRRAEISVPKDMPKEEVEKLVLEHDVVAKALDGSAPKKLIVVPGRIVNVVV; this is encoded by the coding sequence ATGTCCAGCTACACCGCCGCAGATATCGAACAGAAATGGCAAGCCGCCTGGGAAGAGGCCGGCGTCTTCACCGCAAAGCGCGATGAATCGAAGCCGAAGTACTACGTACTCGAGATGTTCCCGTATCCGTCGGGCCGTATCCACATGGGTCACGTCCGCAACTACACCATGGGTGACGTGGTCGCGCGCTACAAAATGTCGACCGGCCACAACGTGCTGCACCCGATGGGCTGGGACGCCTTCGGTATGCCTGCGGAAAACGCTGCGATGGCTTCGGGCGGTCACCCCAAGGACTGGACCTACAAGAACATCGCCGACATGCGCGGTCAGATGAAGCCGCTCGGTCTGTCAATCGACTGGAGCCGTGAATTCGCGACCTGCGATCCCGAATACTACGCCCAGCAGCAGGCGCTGTTCATCGACATGCTCGACAAGGAACTGGTCTACCGCAAGAACGCCGTGGTGAACTGGGACCCCGTCGATATGACCGTTCTGGCCAACGAGCAGGTCGAAGACGGTCGCGGTTGGCGCTCCGGCGCGTTGGTCGAGCGCAAGGAACTGGTGCAGTGGTTCTTCAAGATTTCCGACATGGCCGAAGACCTGCTGGAATCCATCGACACTCTGGATAACTGGCCCGCCAAGGTCAAACTGATGCAGGCAAACTGGATCGGCAAATCGCGCGGTCTAGAATTCGGCTTTGAACGCACCGACGCGGGCGAGCCGATCACCGTCTACACCACCCGTCCGGACACCCTGATGGGCGCATCGTTCGTCGGCATTTCGCCTGATCACCCGATTGCCAAAGACCTCGAAGCATCGAACCCCGAAATTGCAGAGTTCGTCGCTCAGTGCCGTAAGGGTGGCACCACCGAAGAGGCTCTGGAAAAAGCCGAAAAGCTCGGCTTCGACACTGGTCTGCGCGTGAAGCACCCGCTTGATCCGAACTGGGAACTGCCCGTCTGGATCGCGAACTTCATTCTGATGGACTATGGTACCGGCGCCATTTTCGGCTGCCCTGCCCACGACCAGCGCGATTTTGATTTCGCGACCAAATACGACCTGCCGATCAAGCCGGTCTTCATCGCCGAGGGCACCGAAGAGGAAACTCTGACCGAAGCCTTCGTCCCGATGAAGTCGGAAAAGGTCCGCTACATTCGCGGCTTTGCAGGTGCCGAAGTTCAGACCGGCGACGATGGCGTGAACACCGCCATCGACAAAGCCGAGGCCGAAGGCTGGGGCAAAGGCGTCACCAAGTTCCGCCTGCGTGACTGGGGCCTGTCGCGTCAGCGCTATTGGGGTTGTCCGATCCCCGTCGTGCATTGCGCCGACTGCGGTGTCGTACCCGAGAAGAAAGAGAACCTGCCGGTCCGCCTGCCTGACGATGTCAGCTTCGACGTTCCTGGTAACCCGCTCGACCGTCACCCGACGTGGCGCGATTGCGCCTGCCCGAGCTGCGGCAAGCCTGCCAAGCGTGAAACCGATACGATGGATACCTTTGTGGATTCGTCGTGGTACTACGCCCGCTTCACCGCGCCGCGCGCCGACACGCCGACCGTTGAGGCAGACGCTGATTACTGGATGAACGTCGATCAGTACATCGGCGGCATCGAACACGCGATTCTGCACCTGCTGTATTCGCGTTTCTTCGCCCGCGCGATGAACGTGACCGGCCACCTGCCAGACACCGCGCGCGAGCCGTTCAATGCACTGTTCACGCAGGGCATGGTCACGCACGCCGCCTACGTCAACGCAGAGCGCACCCTCGCTGGCGGACGAAAAATGTATCATTACCCCAAGGAGGTCAGCTCTGACGCCGAAGGGAACCACTGGCTGACCGAAACCAACGAGAAGATCATCGTTGAGCCTTCGACCAAGATGTCGAAGTCGAAGAACAACGTCGTCGATCCGCTGAACATCATCTCGTCGTATGGCGCAGATACCGCGCGTTGGTTCGTCCTGTCCGATTCGCCGCCGGAGCGTGACGTCGAGTGGACTGCTTCGGGTGCCGAAGCGGCTGCAAAGCACCTCGCCCGCGTTTACCGTATCTGCGCCGAGATCGCAGAGATGGACGATGCCGCAGGCAAAGGTGACGAGGATCTTCTGAAGGCCGCTCACAAGGCCATTCAGGAAATCACCTCGAACATTGACTCCTTCGGCTTTAACGCCGCGATCGCGAAACTCTACGCCTTCACCAGCACCCTGCAAAAATCGCAGGCAGGCGGTAAGGCCAAGAAAGAAGCAGCGCGCATTCTGGCGCAGCTGATGTCCCCGATGACGCCGCACCTGTCCGAAGAGCTTTGGAGCCTGCTTGGCGGCGAAGGTCTCATCACCTCCGCTGCGTGGCCGGTGGCTGACGAAAAGCTGCTTGTCGAAGACAGCGTCACCATGCCGATTCAGATCAACGGCAAGCGCCGCGCTGAAATCAGCGTACCCAAGGACATGCCGAAGGAAGAGGTTGAAAAGCTCGTCCTTGAGCATGATGTTGTCGCCAAGGCGCTCGATGGGTCCGCGCCGAAAAAACTGATTGTTGTCCCCGGCAGGATTGTGAACGTTGTCGTCTAA
- a CDS encoding LON peptidase substrate-binding domain-containing protein, producing MQRPSELSQTIPVFPLPGALLLPRAKLPLHIFEPRYLQMVDDVLKTQDRLIGMVQPNGDRGLHSIGCAGRLTGFSETEDGRYMITLTGISRFRMKDEVEGFTPYKRFNVSWDGFEGDLGHPEHDAGLDREKLMDLLGRYLSANDLSTDWDGIREAEDEMLINSLSMLCPFEPEDRQALLEAPDLVTRRETLVTLIEFALRGGGDERLQ from the coding sequence ATGCAACGACCCTCCGAACTCTCGCAGACAATTCCGGTCTTTCCACTTCCGGGAGCTCTCTTGCTCCCGCGGGCGAAACTACCGCTGCACATCTTTGAACCGCGTTACCTCCAGATGGTCGATGACGTCCTGAAAACGCAGGACCGTCTGATCGGTATGGTTCAGCCCAACGGTGATCGCGGCCTTCACAGCATCGGCTGTGCAGGTCGTCTGACCGGATTTTCGGAGACGGAGGATGGCCGGTACATGATTACCCTGACCGGCATCTCCCGCTTCCGCATGAAGGACGAGGTCGAGGGCTTTACCCCCTACAAGCGGTTCAACGTGAGTTGGGATGGCTTTGAGGGTGATCTGGGACATCCGGAGCATGACGCCGGCCTTGATCGCGAAAAGCTCATGGATCTGCTGGGCCGCTATCTATCGGCCAACGATCTGTCGACAGATTGGGATGGCATCCGCGAGGCGGAAGACGAGATGTTGATCAACTCGCTTTCCATGCTATGCCCGTTCGAGCCTGAGGACCGTCAGGCTCTTCTGGAAGCACCCGATTTGGTGACACGTCGCGAAACGCTGGTCACCTTGATCGAATTCGCCCTGCGGGGCGGCGGAGACGAGAGACTACAATGA
- a CDS encoding exodeoxyribonuclease III, with amino-acid sequence MTFSLATWNINSVRLREALVSRLMTEELPDVLCLQECKSPVEKIPFDTFKALGYEYMVARGQKGYNGVAILSKIPMEETDSQDFATLGHARHIAGKLENGVTVHNFYVPAGGDEPDREKNEKFGQKLDYLTEMRDHFHAQKPEKAILVGDLNIAPREDDVWDHKKLLKIVSHTPIEVEHLAQVQDAANWVDITRQDIPEGLLYSWWSYRAKDWDAADKGRRLDHIWATPDISNAAHSSRVLRAARGWEQPSDHAPVFATFDL; translated from the coding sequence ATGACTTTCAGCCTTGCCACGTGGAATATCAACTCGGTTCGTCTGCGCGAAGCGCTCGTGTCGCGCCTCATGACCGAAGAACTGCCGGACGTCCTGTGCCTGCAAGAGTGCAAAAGTCCGGTCGAGAAAATCCCGTTCGATACCTTCAAGGCGCTTGGCTACGAGTACATGGTTGCGCGGGGACAGAAGGGCTACAACGGCGTGGCGATCCTGTCGAAAATCCCGATGGAAGAAACCGACAGTCAGGATTTCGCGACGCTCGGCCATGCGCGTCATATCGCGGGCAAACTGGAAAACGGCGTGACCGTTCACAACTTCTATGTGCCTGCGGGCGGCGACGAGCCGGATCGCGAAAAGAACGAGAAGTTCGGCCAGAAGCTCGATTACCTGACCGAGATGCGCGACCACTTCCATGCACAAAAGCCTGAAAAGGCAATCCTTGTGGGTGACCTCAACATCGCACCGCGCGAAGATGACGTCTGGGATCACAAGAAGCTACTGAAGATCGTCAGCCACACCCCGATCGAGGTCGAGCATCTGGCGCAGGTTCAGGATGCCGCGAACTGGGTCGACATCACCCGTCAGGACATCCCTGAGGGCCTGCTTTATTCTTGGTGGTCGTACCGTGCGAAGGACTGGGATGCGGCCGACAAAGGTCGCCGTCTGGACCACATCTGGGCGACCCCTGATATTTCGAACGCTGCCCACAGCAGCCGCGTTCTGCGTGCGGCACGCGGCTGGGAACAGCCGAGCGACCACGCGCCGGTCTTCGCGACGTTCGACCTTTAA
- a CDS encoding L,D-transpeptidase family protein translates to MRYNDLTLTPTGLWFQGRKYPCTIGRGGLTSDKREGDMATPRGTHSIIGLLYRPDRIAKPNAWAEPIGLGDLWSDDPDASDYNHFVKAPYKYSHEPLRRSAPVYDLILLTDWNWPDAKPGKGSAIFIHQWRRAVFPTAGCVALKRADLYKISSRISLGTRLVVR, encoded by the coding sequence GTGAGGTACAACGACCTCACCCTCACGCCCACGGGCCTCTGGTTTCAGGGGCGCAAGTATCCCTGCACCATCGGACGTGGCGGCCTGACCTCGGATAAACGCGAAGGCGACATGGCAACACCGCGCGGGACCCACAGCATCATAGGACTGCTCTACCGCCCGGACCGCATCGCAAAACCAAACGCGTGGGCGGAGCCTATCGGCCTCGGTGACCTCTGGTCAGATGATCCGGACGCATCCGACTATAATCACTTCGTCAAAGCACCATACAAATACAGCCACGAACCGCTCCGCCGCTCGGCACCGGTTTACGATCTGATTCTGCTGACTGATTGGAACTGGCCTGATGCCAAACCCGGCAAAGGTTCGGCCATCTTCATCCACCAATGGCGCCGTGCCGTCTTTCCAACAGCTGGCTGCGTCGCGCTCAAACGGGCAGACCTCTACAAGATCAGCTCCCGCATCAGCCTCGGCACCCGACTGGTCGTTCGTTGA